Proteins encoded together in one Planctomyces sp. SH-PL14 window:
- a CDS encoding autotransporter outer membrane beta-barrel domain-containing protein: protein MAQQWLANPGTNNWNDDANWVGGLAPSGAGATAIFDSSTVTSLFFSADTVIGGMTFNAGAPAYDFNVATALTFSGAGIVNNSANRPTLNLVFGGPVTFLNSASAGDALLLNGDVTFANASTAANAQIDVNGALIFQDASSAGNAVITDLFGSDRVEFRDTATAANATIDFDAGAVAFLGNSTAGNAAISVSGLSILLFEDNATAGNATLTMGPVGRAEFFGNATAGNASITTGFASTLNFYGNATAGNATLTLNGFGVDFNGNSTAGDATLLNNSLIVFRGNSTGGNAAVVNAATADVDISQLNSAGTTLGSIAGEGTISLGSKTLQIGGNDASTQFSGVIRDGGAGGGTGGSLTKVGTGTLALAGSNTYTGVTTIQEGTLLITGSTTSDTTVEAGGTLAGTGTIVGDVFNGGIVDPGNAGIGTFTIDGNYTGTGGVLRIESVLGNSSSPADLLVVNGNVSGQSFVQVVNNGGLGAPTTGDGIRIVDVGGVSAANAFVLAGPVNAGAYNYQLFLGGSGDPNDWFLRSGLRPAAAAYPIVPSLAQEYGARLLGTLHRRLGAQEQLRDRADLLDEPYFNGGWGRTIGLGGEQTGGGTPFDYQLAAGQGGIDLFHDEVAGGIHHYAGVYVAGGQGRADAGGQVARLALDAASVGGYWTWYGPSDGYLDAVVQGTWYEGTATTVDGSGIRPKGAGLATSLEAGYPIRVGETFLIQPQAQMVYQTFDFQSQRDAASITSFNDNDSFRGRLGVRGARTIALRETRAGGPRLLTVGLTADSWGEFLGDNVATLTALDGSNPLSFASDMGGAWAEIGGDVTVQVTQHASLYGSGQYARGFEGDRAATMGSLGLRLNY, encoded by the coding sequence ATGGCTCAGCAATGGCTGGCCAACCCGGGCACGAACAACTGGAATGACGATGCGAACTGGGTCGGAGGCCTGGCGCCCAGCGGAGCGGGTGCGACGGCGATCTTCGACAGCTCGACGGTCACGTCTCTGTTCTTCTCGGCCGACACGGTCATCGGGGGGATGACGTTCAACGCCGGCGCGCCGGCGTACGATTTCAATGTCGCCACGGCACTCACTTTTTCCGGGGCCGGGATTGTCAACAACTCGGCCAATCGTCCTACGCTGAACCTTGTGTTTGGCGGACCGGTGACCTTTCTCAACTCGGCCAGTGCCGGTGATGCGTTGCTCCTCAATGGCGACGTGACCTTTGCCAACGCCTCCACGGCGGCAAACGCCCAGATCGACGTCAATGGAGCCCTCATCTTTCAGGATGCGTCCTCGGCGGGGAACGCCGTGATCACTGATCTCTTCGGGAGTGACAGAGTCGAGTTTCGGGACACGGCGACGGCGGCCAACGCCACGATTGACTTCGACGCAGGCGCTGTTGCGTTCCTGGGCAATTCCACGGCGGGAAACGCCGCCATTTCTGTTTCGGGCCTCAGCATTCTCCTGTTTGAAGACAACGCTACGGCGGGGAACGCGACCCTGACGATGGGCCCCGTCGGACGAGCGGAGTTCTTTGGCAACGCGACGGCCGGCAACGCTTCGATTACGACCGGCTTCGCTTCGACTCTGAACTTTTACGGAAACGCCACCGCGGGTAACGCCACGCTGACCCTCAACGGGTTTGGAGTGGACTTCAATGGCAACTCGACGGCGGGCGATGCCACCCTTCTGAACAACAGCCTGATCGTTTTCCGGGGGAACTCGACTGGTGGGAATGCCGCGGTCGTCAACGCAGCGACCGCCGACGTCGACATCAGCCAGCTGAACTCGGCCGGCACCACTCTGGGATCGATTGCGGGGGAAGGGACGATCTCCCTGGGGAGCAAGACCCTGCAGATTGGCGGCAATGACGCCAGTACGCAGTTCAGCGGTGTCATCCGTGATGGGGGTGCAGGTGGGGGAACGGGGGGCTCGCTCACGAAGGTGGGGACCGGCACCCTCGCCCTGGCAGGAAGCAACACGTACACCGGCGTCACAACGATCCAGGAGGGGACGCTCCTCATCACCGGCTCGACGACGTCCGATACGACCGTTGAAGCCGGAGGCACGCTGGCGGGGACCGGCACGATTGTTGGCGACGTCTTCAATGGCGGGATCGTGGATCCGGGCAATGCCGGGATCGGCACGTTCACCATCGACGGGAACTACACAGGGACCGGCGGCGTGCTCCGGATCGAATCGGTGCTGGGGAACAGCAGCTCCCCGGCCGATCTGCTGGTCGTCAACGGGAACGTCAGCGGTCAGTCCTTCGTTCAGGTGGTGAACAACGGCGGGCTGGGGGCTCCGACCACGGGCGACGGGATCCGGATCGTCGACGTCGGCGGGGTCTCGGCGGCCAATGCCTTCGTGCTGGCGGGACCGGTGAACGCCGGAGCGTATAACTACCAGCTCTTTCTGGGGGGCTCCGGCGATCCGAACGACTGGTTCCTGCGAAGCGGCTTGCGTCCCGCGGCTGCGGCCTATCCGATTGTCCCCTCGCTGGCCCAGGAGTACGGCGCTCGCCTGCTCGGGACGCTCCACCGGCGCCTGGGGGCGCAGGAACAACTTCGCGACCGGGCCGATCTCCTCGACGAGCCCTACTTCAACGGCGGCTGGGGCCGGACCATCGGACTGGGAGGCGAACAGACCGGCGGAGGAACGCCGTTCGACTATCAGCTCGCCGCGGGACAGGGGGGGATCGACCTCTTCCACGACGAGGTCGCGGGGGGCATCCATCACTACGCCGGCGTGTATGTGGCAGGCGGCCAGGGACGGGCGGATGCGGGTGGTCAGGTGGCGCGACTCGCTCTCGATGCGGCGTCAGTCGGAGGTTACTGGACCTGGTATGGACCGAGCGACGGATACCTGGACGCGGTCGTCCAGGGAACCTGGTACGAGGGAACGGCGACGACCGTCGACGGAAGCGGGATTCGTCCGAAGGGAGCGGGTCTGGCGACGTCGCTGGAAGCGGGATATCCGATCCGGGTCGGCGAAACGTTCCTGATCCAGCCGCAGGCCCAGATGGTGTACCAGACCTTCGACTTCCAATCGCAGCGGGATGCGGCGTCGATCACCTCGTTCAACGACAATGATTCGTTCCGCGGTCGTCTGGGAGTGCGGGGAGCCCGGACGATTGCCTTGCGGGAGACGCGGGCCGGGGGGCCGCGACTGCTGACCGTGGGCCTGACCGCGGACAGCTGGGGAGAGTTTCTCGGCGACAATGTGGCCACTCTGACGGCCCTGGACGGCAGCAATCCGCTGAGCTTCGCATCGGACATGGGAGGGGCGTGGGCCGAGATCGGCGGAGACGTGACGGTTCAGGTCACGCAGCACGCGTCGCTGTACGGAAGCGGCCAGTACGCGCGGGGCTTCGAGGGGGATCGGGCAGCCACGATGGGGAGTCTCGGGCTGCGGCTGAACTACTGA
- a CDS encoding PA0069 family radical SAM protein, whose translation MRHGSQLDPPNRFEQFHAVPDSEHLEWDTEYLEGRFSRSIEYLTDASQSIVTQNDSPDIHFRYSVNPYRGCVHGCAYCYARNTHEYLGFNAGLDFETKIVVKHDAPRLLREFLARDAWKPEPIIFCGVTDCYQPAEREFRITRGCLEVARECHQPVSLITKNALVVRDLDILGEMAARSLAHVNLSVTTLDPQLAREMEPRTSIPTARLRAVETLARAGVPVRVMMGPIIPGLNDSEIPQVLKAARDVGATDARYVLLRLPITVEPVFLEWLRRTQPLKAERVESLIRQTRGGKLYRSEWGERQRGTGLIAEQIEQLFQTLRKKLGFENLPSLDVSQFVSPRPASGQLRLF comes from the coding sequence ATGCGGCACGGCTCTCAACTCGATCCGCCGAACCGGTTCGAACAGTTTCACGCCGTCCCCGACTCGGAACACCTGGAGTGGGACACGGAGTACCTGGAGGGGCGGTTCTCGCGGTCGATCGAGTACCTGACGGACGCGTCGCAGTCGATCGTGACGCAGAACGATTCGCCGGACATCCACTTCCGGTACAGCGTCAATCCGTACCGGGGGTGCGTCCACGGATGCGCCTACTGCTACGCCCGCAACACGCACGAGTACCTGGGCTTCAACGCCGGCCTCGACTTTGAGACGAAGATCGTCGTCAAGCACGACGCCCCGCGGCTGCTGCGGGAGTTCCTGGCCCGCGACGCATGGAAGCCGGAGCCGATCATCTTCTGCGGCGTGACCGACTGCTATCAGCCGGCGGAGCGGGAGTTCCGGATCACGCGGGGATGTCTTGAGGTCGCCCGGGAGTGCCATCAGCCAGTGAGCCTCATCACGAAGAACGCCCTCGTCGTTCGCGACCTGGACATCCTCGGCGAGATGGCGGCACGCTCGCTGGCTCATGTCAATCTGTCGGTCACGACCCTCGACCCGCAGCTCGCGCGGGAGATGGAGCCCCGGACCAGCATCCCCACAGCCCGACTGCGGGCGGTCGAGACGCTCGCCCGGGCCGGGGTCCCGGTCCGGGTCATGATGGGGCCGATCATTCCGGGGCTGAACGACAGCGAGATCCCCCAGGTCCTCAAAGCGGCCCGCGACGTCGGGGCGACGGATGCCCGGTACGTCCTTCTGCGGCTGCCGATCACGGTGGAGCCGGTCTTTCTGGAATGGCTCCGCCGGACGCAGCCGCTGAAGGCGGAGCGGGTGGAAAGCCTGATCCGGCAGACGCGGGGGGGAAAGCTGTACCGCTCGGAATGGGGGGAGCGACAGCGGGGGACAGGGCTGATCGCCGAGCAGATCGAACAGCTGTTCCAGACGCTCCGGAAGAAGCTGGGCTTCGAAAACCTTCCGTCGCTCGACGTCTCGCAGTTTGTCTCGCCCCGGCCGGCTTCGGGACAGCTTCGACTCTTTTGA
- the glp gene encoding gephyrin-like molybdotransferase Glp: MLTVEQAFEKILAAVIPRNPLPLPLNEALGLTLAEDVVSGVDSPPFDKSMMDGYAVRTADVTAGVELPVVAEVMAGSLFSGEVAPGQAVRIMTGAPIPTGADAIVRVEDTETLDEGRRVRIRLASLKSGRDIVPRGQSMRAGETVLPAGRILRACEIGLLAELGHPRVSVRPRPTVAVIATGDELVPVGAVPGPAQIRNTNEPMLTAQIRQCGAEPRPLGIARDNAAELESRIRAGLQADILCLSGGVSAGKLDLVPAALAACGVVENFHKLAMKPGKPLWFGELPAERSADRKSHWIFGLPGNPVSSMVCFDLFVRTALRRLQGIDPALPAPIPARIGTDLAFKDDRPTWLPVRVEWSADGPVVHPVGWRGSSDLRATVEAHGTAHFPAGERQYHRGDAVAFFAW, from the coding sequence ATGCTCACCGTCGAACAGGCCTTCGAAAAGATCCTTGCCGCGGTCATCCCGCGAAACCCGTTGCCGCTCCCGCTCAACGAGGCGCTCGGACTGACGCTGGCGGAAGACGTTGTCAGCGGCGTCGATTCCCCGCCCTTCGACAAGTCGATGATGGACGGCTACGCGGTCCGGACGGCCGATGTGACGGCGGGTGTCGAACTGCCGGTCGTGGCGGAGGTCATGGCGGGGAGTCTCTTCAGCGGAGAAGTCGCCCCGGGGCAGGCGGTCCGGATCATGACCGGGGCTCCGATCCCGACTGGTGCGGACGCCATCGTGCGGGTCGAGGACACCGAGACGCTCGACGAGGGGCGCCGGGTTCGAATCCGGCTCGCGTCGCTGAAGTCCGGGCGGGACATCGTTCCCCGCGGTCAGTCGATGCGGGCCGGGGAGACGGTCCTCCCGGCGGGACGGATCCTCCGCGCCTGCGAGATCGGCCTGCTCGCCGAGTTGGGACATCCCCGCGTCTCCGTTCGTCCCCGCCCGACGGTGGCGGTGATCGCCACCGGAGATGAGCTCGTTCCCGTGGGGGCGGTCCCCGGCCCCGCGCAGATCCGTAACACGAATGAGCCGATGCTGACGGCCCAGATCCGCCAGTGCGGTGCAGAGCCCCGCCCGCTCGGGATTGCCCGCGACAATGCGGCGGAACTGGAGAGCCGGATTCGGGCGGGTCTTCAGGCGGACATCCTCTGTCTTTCCGGGGGGGTCTCGGCCGGGAAGCTCGATCTCGTCCCCGCGGCGCTGGCGGCGTGCGGCGTTGTCGAGAACTTCCACAAGCTGGCGATGAAACCGGGGAAACCCTTGTGGTTCGGGGAGCTGCCGGCGGAGCGGAGTGCTGATCGTAAGTCGCACTGGATATTCGGATTGCCGGGAAATCCGGTCAGCAGTATGGTTTGTTTTGACCTGTTCGTCCGGACGGCCCTGCGCCGGCTGCAGGGGATCGATCCGGCGTTGCCGGCGCCGATCCCTGCCCGCATCGGAACGGACCTCGCGTTCAAGGATGACCGCCCGACCTGGCTCCCCGTTCGAGTCGAATGGAGCGCCGACGGACCGGTGGTGCATCCGGTCGGATGGCGGGGCTCCTCCGACCTGCGGGCGACCGTGGAAGCCCACGGGACGGCCCACTTTCCGGCGGGCGAACGGCAATACCACCGGGGGGATGCGGTTGCGTTCTTCGCGTGGTGA
- a CDS encoding DUF4375 domain-containing protein: MPDIICCPRCHKPVSRRLPKCHCGQDLGEAPWAFDLVLLESLRDEDLSWAIWLYCWKLFEPLQNLIGASNDRELVATLPPGLRAGYCLFLFASEADNGGYSQWLTNCSGQLTAETLEGARLIQADQCVELLEKILSINTRLEREHPLYRDRWMLDESLRQRGSIAEWKEFHRQTQSDFEAVDALYGEYSAAYSGWSMWEPHLADFARAQPQQFVHDGSLKL; this comes from the coding sequence ATGCCCGACATCATCTGCTGTCCCCGCTGTCACAAACCGGTTTCCCGCCGGCTTCCCAAGTGCCATTGCGGTCAGGATCTCGGAGAGGCTCCCTGGGCGTTCGACCTTGTCCTGTTGGAAAGTCTGCGCGACGAAGACCTCTCCTGGGCCATCTGGCTTTACTGCTGGAAGCTCTTTGAACCGCTTCAGAACCTGATTGGGGCGTCCAACGACCGAGAACTGGTCGCCACGCTTCCGCCTGGACTCCGCGCCGGCTACTGCCTGTTCCTGTTTGCCAGCGAGGCGGACAACGGCGGCTATTCGCAGTGGCTGACAAATTGCAGCGGGCAACTGACCGCAGAGACCCTGGAAGGAGCCCGGCTGATTCAAGCCGATCAGTGCGTCGAACTTCTGGAAAAGATCCTGAGCATCAACACCCGATTGGAGCGGGAGCATCCCCTCTATCGCGACCGCTGGATGCTGGACGAAAGTCTGCGGCAACGTGGATCGATTGCCGAGTGGAAGGAGTTCCACCGACAGACACAGTCCGACTTCGAAGCCGTCGACGCGCTGTATGGCGAGTACTCCGCCGCGTACAGCGGTTGGTCGATGTGGGAGCCTCATCTGGCCGACTTCGCCCGGGCTCAACCCCAGCAGTTCGTTCACGACGGCTCGCTGAAACTGTAG
- a CDS encoding tetratricopeptide repeat protein, whose protein sequence is MSSPAPHEIYDAAIKLKDAGDLAGAVAKLQEVLAIDPNHVETHSALAVYFHRLGKFDDAIAHARKVVEIAPNDTFSYTQLSVIYMRCGKILEAEDAKARAAMMSGHRH, encoded by the coding sequence ATGTCTTCCCCCGCCCCGCATGAGATCTACGACGCCGCGATCAAGCTGAAGGACGCCGGCGACCTGGCCGGGGCGGTGGCGAAGCTGCAGGAAGTCCTGGCGATCGATCCCAACCACGTCGAGACCCACTCGGCTCTGGCGGTCTACTTCCACCGGCTCGGGAAGTTCGACGACGCGATTGCCCACGCCCGCAAGGTGGTCGAGATCGCCCCCAACGACACCTTCTCCTACACGCAGCTCTCCGTCATCTACATGCGCTGCGGCAAGATCCTGGAAGCGGAAGACGCCAAGGCCCGCGCGGCCATGATGTCCGGCCATCGGCACTGA
- the lnt gene encoding apolipoprotein N-acyltransferase: MPTTLMEPAPAPPASGATPPPASGSAIPSRPKRSDADISVAEIISRARARVVAPVSKTPWLLSTVSAVALWASFTPLDFGPLAWVALVPVLLLVRMPQATRKMYLALAVGGWLFSLMTLQWMRLGDPAMYFAWAALAFYVGLYFPVFVGLARIAVHRLHVPLLVSAPLVWVGLEYARAYIMTGFAWYYLGHTQHHWINLLQVSDLVGAYGVSFLVMMGNACVAELIPASAFEKLKLVPQSTAEETARLDRPFGAHAIAVGATVLSLVAVLAYGSVRRSQADFQPGPRIGLVQGNFPSSLKHEENQLGRIWQTHRSLTGLATRQQAELIVWPETMFRWPYPALDPTLSEEQIKALHQDLSLEFWKDTQAEKSLRDMSEASRAALVIGADVFAGDQEGMRVYNSALFFEPGQGLAGRYDKLHRVPFGEYVPMRELFPFLATLTPAAGGMGLSAGEHVHVFQHKDHRLVPLICFEDTVPQLVRAAVKATRDENGKEIDCLVNLTNDGWFHGSSELDQHLITASFRCIETRVPMVRAVNTGISAFIDGDGVIREPNLFLDFDAMMKQPVDNGRADPTRPVATPVDARTSMRDPKTGRYHKELNAVLVSEVPLDGRTSLYVRWGDWFAGLCLLFTFGMLVVGLAGIGKPRTPVLDLAA, encoded by the coding sequence ATGCCGACGACGCTCATGGAACCCGCGCCCGCTCCTCCCGCTTCCGGGGCCACTCCCCCTCCGGCTTCCGGCTCCGCGATTCCGAGCCGCCCGAAGCGCTCCGACGCGGACATCTCGGTCGCCGAGATCATCTCCCGCGCCCGCGCCCGGGTGGTCGCCCCGGTATCGAAAACGCCGTGGCTCCTCTCGACGGTCTCGGCCGTCGCCCTGTGGGCCAGCTTCACCCCCCTCGACTTCGGTCCGCTGGCCTGGGTCGCCCTCGTGCCGGTGCTCCTGCTCGTCCGCATGCCGCAGGCGACGCGGAAGATGTACCTCGCCCTGGCGGTCGGCGGCTGGCTCTTCTCCCTGATGACGCTCCAGTGGATGCGGCTGGGGGACCCGGCGATGTACTTCGCCTGGGCCGCTCTCGCGTTCTATGTCGGACTCTACTTCCCGGTGTTCGTCGGGCTGGCCCGCATCGCCGTGCACCGGCTGCACGTCCCGCTCCTCGTTTCGGCCCCCCTGGTGTGGGTCGGACTGGAGTACGCCCGCGCGTACATCATGACCGGCTTCGCGTGGTACTACCTCGGTCACACGCAGCATCACTGGATCAACCTCCTGCAGGTCAGCGACCTCGTGGGGGCCTACGGCGTCAGCTTCCTCGTCATGATGGGGAATGCCTGCGTTGCGGAGCTCATCCCGGCTTCGGCCTTTGAGAAACTCAAGCTGGTGCCGCAGTCGACCGCGGAGGAGACCGCCAGGCTCGACCGGCCGTTCGGAGCCCACGCGATCGCGGTCGGGGCGACCGTGCTGTCCCTGGTCGCGGTCCTGGCCTACGGCTCCGTCCGGCGGTCTCAGGCGGACTTCCAGCCGGGGCCGCGGATCGGGCTCGTCCAGGGGAATTTTCCCTCGTCGCTGAAGCATGAGGAGAACCAGCTCGGCCGGATCTGGCAGACACACCGGTCCCTGACCGGGCTCGCGACGCGGCAGCAGGCCGAGCTCATTGTCTGGCCGGAAACGATGTTCCGCTGGCCGTACCCCGCTCTCGATCCGACCCTCTCCGAAGAACAGATCAAGGCTCTCCATCAGGATCTCTCCCTCGAGTTCTGGAAAGACACCCAGGCCGAGAAGAGCCTCCGGGACATGAGCGAAGCCAGCCGGGCGGCCCTGGTCATCGGCGCCGACGTCTTCGCGGGGGACCAGGAAGGGATGCGGGTCTACAACTCGGCCCTCTTCTTCGAACCGGGACAGGGTCTGGCCGGCCGGTACGACAAGCTCCACCGGGTGCCGTTCGGTGAGTACGTCCCCATGAGGGAGCTGTTCCCGTTCCTCGCCACGCTCACTCCGGCGGCCGGCGGGATGGGACTCTCGGCAGGCGAACACGTTCACGTCTTCCAGCACAAGGACCACCGCCTCGTTCCGCTCATCTGCTTTGAGGACACCGTCCCGCAGCTCGTTCGGGCCGCGGTCAAGGCGACCCGCGATGAGAACGGCAAGGAGATCGACTGCCTCGTCAACCTGACGAACGACGGCTGGTTCCACGGCTCGAGCGAGCTCGACCAGCACCTGATCACCGCCTCCTTCCGCTGCATCGAGACCCGCGTGCCGATGGTCCGGGCGGTCAACACCGGGATCTCGGCCTTCATCGACGGCGACGGCGTGATCCGCGAGCCGAACCTGTTCCTCGACTTCGACGCCATGATGAAGCAGCCCGTCGACAACGGCCGCGCCGACCCCACCCGCCCTGTGGCGACCCCCGTCGATGCCCGGACCTCGATGCGCGATCCCAAGACCGGCCGCTACCACAAGGAGCTGAACGCCGTCCTGGTCAGCGAGGTCCCCCTCGACGGACGGACGAGCCTCTATGTCCGCTGGGGGGATTGGTTCGCGGGACTCTGCCTGCTGTTTACCTTCGGGATGCTGGTCGTCGGACTGGCCGGGATCGGAAAGCCCAGGACCCCGGTCCTCGACCTCGCGGCCTGA
- a CDS encoding BON domain-containing protein yields the protein MDDPVPSDSGSQWFLPCELLNTAHSLEQQVTCQLKQSPGMRFRDLSVHRLPDGVCLTGVVELDDDAADVCDIARRVRGVDRVVNRLISYGTIKIDQ from the coding sequence ATGGATGATCCGGTCCCGTCGGATTCGGGATCGCAGTGGTTTCTTCCCTGCGAACTCCTGAACACGGCGCACTCGCTCGAGCAGCAGGTGACCTGCCAGCTCAAGCAGTCGCCGGGAATGCGGTTCCGCGACCTGTCGGTCCATCGGTTGCCGGACGGCGTCTGCCTGACGGGGGTCGTCGAACTCGACGACGATGCGGCGGATGTCTGCGACATCGCCCGTCGGGTGCGGGGGGTGGACCGGGTCGTCAATCGGCTCATCTCCTACGGGACGATCAAGATCGACCAGTAG